The stretch of DNA CAACCGCCAATCGCAAGCGCCAGTAGCCATCGACCAAATTGCCTCACGAGGTCCTACTCCGCGCTGAAATAAATGTTGCGGTACCGTCCGACACCCTGCCCGCCCGCGTTGTCACAATCGGTCATAATCGCCACGCCGTCGATCTGCTCGATGCTCATGTTGAAGTAGCGTCGAAAATCGGCCCGCACGTCCCGCCGCTCGGTATACCAGCCATCGGTGCTCGCCGAGGGGCCGGAACGTACGGCCACCATCATGGCCTGGTCGGTGAAGGCGTTCGGCCAATGACGACCGGCCGGTTCACTGCCCGTCCACGCGTAGTTGATCGCCCGCGTTCGCCAGATCCGCCAGCCGTCGCCATAGACCACGTAAACCCGGGCGGCATAGTCATCGCCGCCCTTGGTCTGCT from Pseudomonadota bacterium encodes:
- a CDS encoding DUF3047 domain-containing protein, which gives rise to MIRWWAARLCLCVLVSMLLSTGPRASEDARSVVLGRFVPEDLSRWGVRSFAGQTVYRLAGEDELPGTLLAQCDASASALYLRQRVDLRKTPVLNWSWRVDQPFEGLDEQTKGGDDYAARVYVVYGDGWRIWRTRAINYAWTGSEPAGRHWPNAFTDQAMMVAVRSGPSASTDGWYTERRDVRADFRRYFNMSIEQIDGVAIMTDCDNAGGQGVGRYRNIYFSAE